Genomic DNA from Hordeum vulgare subsp. vulgare chromosome 2H, MorexV3_pseudomolecules_assembly, whole genome shotgun sequence:
GAGGGGGGGATGGAGGGTCGCCGCCGccggtccgctttggggggaggggagggctaCCGTCgctgtgagagggagagggacgggGTTACCGCGCATTGGGAGGGAGGAATGGGAGCATGGGGAGCACGAGATGTGCTCTTTGTGTGGCTTTTGGGGTATGGATTTGGACTGAATGTATGTGTTTTCTGAATGTTTTTGCAGATGGACAATGGGAGCCGATTTCTTGAGATGTTGAACTTTTATGTAAAATCACAAGTGCCAGATAGGCGATTTGGGGAGCAAGAAATGCCATCAACTCAAAATAACATCTGCATCTGTCAAAGCAAAACCCATTAAAGGACATAACTGGTCTACTAAAGAGGATGAAAGTTGAAGAACATTTATGCCATTGAGAGACCCTCATAaaccaaagaatgcatgccaaatccaaagaTCATTCGAAGCAACTGCCTTCAGAATCGTTGTGGGCTTATTCACATGATCTTTAAACATGCCATGCCATTTTTAGGACAATTTTCCaagtccaatgcatgcaatctatacATCCTAACATACAAGGAAAACCTCTTTGCTCCCCTAACTCAAGTAATCTAGCAGTATCTTCTTCATTTGGAGATCTCATATACTTGTCCCCAAAGACTTtacaaatagctatcacaaacttTTTGCAAGTTGCTAGATTAGTAGATTCTCGTGAGCGACAATACTCATCCGCGACATCAACAACATGTCCATAAGTTAGTAGTCACATTGCGGCTGTCATCTTTTATAGAGGATGCAACCCAAGAGCTCGAGCAGAATTTCTTTTTTGCTTAAAATAACTATCATGCTCAAGTACCGCTTTAGCTATGCGATTAAACAAATTATGAGACATTCTATACCTGTGCGTATAAACAAATATGAGATAGGGAGATGACAAATATGCACATAAAGAATAATGTTGTAATACTAACCTTCGACGAAAATAACTTTCGGAAAAGGTTTGATTTTCTTTGAAGTAGTCGTCCGAGAGTACAACAAATCCGGCATCTCTTTCATGATACAAATACTGCCGCCCCAGCATCGAACCGCCGTGACATGGAGCAttcgcctcctcttcctccttgcgCTCCGCAAATGCTGCAAAAATTAGTTCATCATCGTCCAATGAAGACAAAGACGACGAATTCATGCGCATATCCAAAACAAATCCTGTTTCACTCATTGTATTGTAGGAGAGAAGACACAAGAGTTGGAAGAGAGATCACAGAAGCACAAGATAAAATGATTTAAGAGAGGTGAGAATGTGTGTTATACATAGGTGTGGAATAGAGCCGTTAAAATAGAGCAGCTAAAATAGAACCGTTGGATGTTATAAAATGATAGTTGAATTGATAGttataaaataatattaaaaTATAAGAGAAAGAATATATATACGTTCTATATATAGACGTTCTGTTGCAAAATTGAACGCCGTATATGAGAAAATCTTTTTAAAACCATTGTCTATATGACATCTAAATATACAGATgctattgaagatgctctaagagcaACTCCGATGGGGCAACCCATTTCCTCCGCCACCGTCCATTTAGGTCGGCGCAGACAGAAAAGTCGGCACAACgcgtcgacccaaacggacgcgcgttCGCTTGGCGTCTGCCTGACGACCCATTCCCGGTCTAATTTTAAGCCGGATTTGCGTCAGCACGGACACGAGACGGACGCGCCCGTTGGTCGGTGGCATCCACCATCATTTCCCCTCATCCCCCAAAACCCTCCCGTCCGCGCACGCTCCCGCCCCACGCCGCCATGGACGACGACCTCGATCTCGATGCCGCCGCCGGCCTTGCCTCCCTCGCCTCTTCCGGCAAAGGCAAGCCTCGCGCCCCTCGGAAGGCCGCCGCGCCGAAGCCGAAGAAGGTGCGGGCGCCCGAACAACGGGCAAAGGAGTCGACCAAGAGGAAGGaccggaggcacgcggcggacgcAAGGGATGAAGCCATCATGGCGgtcgccgcctccgctgccgcGCAGCAGCAGGTCACCAACGCCCGCGTCGCAGCGGCAACGAGGGAGGTGCTCTGCGCCATCTTTTTTGGATGCCGACAGGTGTGCTGGCATGACCACGGGGCCGCGATGGCGTGATCGAACTCAAGTctcatcctttttgtgtgttggcATGTGTGTCGGTCGGCTGACGAGTGTGCCAGCATGAACTGTGGTGTTATTTTTTTGAAGCCGACATTGTATGCCGGCGCTGACATGATGCCGGCATGAGACATGACCGCTGGCATGATCGGCCGCGGACCCTTTTTTAAAATGTTGATTGCGGACATGAAATGAGTCGACGCGTTTGACGTACTCCCAACCTAAATCAAAACCAGGACGGACGCCGAACGCACAATCAACTCAAAcggataaaaaataaataaattcatcatCCGTTTGAATCGATCTGTTGGAGTTTCTCTAAGTCCAGTAGAGATGGTAATACCTAGGAGCAGTAGCGGCCTTGCTGAAATTAATGGACACGGACGAGCGTGATGAGCGGTTGAACAGGTCCTAAAAAAACGGCATCATTGAACGAGTCACGTATGCGCCCGTCCTCATTCCGGCCGCACTCCCAAAGTGATGGTGACAGGTGGTCCCGCTGTAGCGCAAAGAAGCTACACCGTGGCCCCACAGGTCGGCTGAGGCACGCCCCAGCCCAGAGCCCCGCCCGACCCATATAAACGCGGCAATTAATCCCCGCTCTGCTGCTGAAGAAGAAAGCATTAAATTCGGCTTTCAATACGAGAAGATACtccagtacaacaacaacaacaacagtgagttCCCTCTGCTTTgcccaaaacaaaataaaacaaaacaaaacataaCAAAGAAGGAATCCccctaaaaaagaaaaaaagaaaaaggaatcagACCCGTTCcgacgagaggaaaaaaagttcAGCGCGGAAGGGCCGGACGAGCAACGAGGATGAAAGGGAAGGGCGGGGCGGGGCGAGCAGAGCGGTGCGGTTAGGGAAAGTGGATAAAGCGCGAGAGTGATTAGCCGCGGGGAAACGGTGCAGCCCACGCGCAACCTTTTCGCCGCTCTCCACTTTGTATATTCCTTCTCCTCATAAAACAGAACGGGAACAAATCCAGCCCCACCACTCCCACGCCTTTCGCTTTTCCCCCTCCGTTCCGCTCCGCCTCGCCTCTCATCAGTCAGTCCTCACAAGGCGCAGAAAGAGAGGGCGAGAGGGAGAGCGTCTGTGTGCGGAGTTACTCTACTCTGGGACTGGCgctagcagcagcagcggcggcactGGTGCAGCGCGGTGGTGGCGGGGAGGAGCCACCGGCCAAGAGCGCGGAGCGTCGTCGTCCCGTCCCGGAGGCCGAGGCGCCCGTCGTCTCTGGGGATCTCCCCTTTTCCCCCGTTCGAGGTGATTGATTATTCTGTTGTCGATTTGTTTCCTTGTTTGATTCGGTTGGGGAACCGGCCGTTCGCTCGTCGCCGTGTTCGCCAGCGGCGGCGAAGATCTGAATGCGGGGTGGCTGGGACTGGGATTCTGCTGCGGTTTTGGTGGGTGTCTCGGGGTTTGAGGGAACACCAGGCGTGATTTGGTGGCTTGTTTTTTCCTCATTCTCGTGAAAGCATGTGGCTAATCCGGTGGGTCGGTTTGTGTTTCTACAGGGCGTGGAGGATCGGACCCCTTCCTGCTCCCCGGGGGCTGCTTTCCCTGGCTTTTCCATAAATTGCCTAGGAGCAGGTTTGATTCCTGGAACCCCTTGGTCTGGAGAGAAAATTTTTGTTTGCTTCATCTCCTCAATTAGTCTCCGTGTGCTTGTTTCAGGTAAAGCGCTGCTGTCTCTGGTGAAATTTGCCAGCCCGGTGCAGGGATCCTGCCGTCCTTGGTGTCTTGTTGAGGAGAGAATCGCTTGGGATTTTCCAGAAGCTGTGCACTCTTTGTTGCTGGTTGTGCACTTGTTATGCTAAGGTCTGAATGGAGATAGTAGATAAGATTGCAGAGCCTGAAGACCCTCTGGTGGTCACCGCTCGGAAGGTGCAGAGCCTGGAGCCGCCGCTGCCGATTCCGATAAAGGCCTCATGGAAAGGGAAGACCTCCCAGCAGCAGGATGAAAAGGATCTACCGGATGATGGTGAGGAGAGCTTCCAGAGCGTCGATTCATCAGATGAGGGTGGCCGCAGTTCTTTCTCTGGGGCCAGTCACCCCCTGGAGCCAATTGATATGGATCTTATGAAGACGGTCTATGTCGCAATTGATGAGGAGAAGCCCGAACCGCCTGTGCCTCTGGTGCGAGGACTATCAGCGAAAGGGCCGTTCATTGATGACCTCTCGCTCCGTGTCACAGGCATGAAGCCAAATGCAGTGGTCTGTGCAGGCAGTGGTGAAGGCTTGGCTGAGGAGATGAAGGTGTCTGGTGCTGCAGTGGCATCGTTGGCCACGGGGCGCTCGTCACAGGCGACGGAAACTGTGTCCTTGCCTCCGGATTCGGAGGAGAAGGACTGTGTTTGGGATGCATCGCTCCCTCCCAGCGGCAATGTCAGCCCTCACAGCAGCATTGACAGCATGGGGGTGGTCACTGCCATGAGCATCGCGAGCAACCACAGCAACACATATAAAAGTGAAACCATAGCTAGCAGAACCATGCTTACTGTAGAGAGGAACTTTGGAAGTGTAAAGAGCAGTGTTCGAGGTGACTCTTTAGAAAGTGCAAAAACAAGCATGAGCCGAGCAAGTGACAGCAGTGGTGTTAGCGATGATAGCAGCTGGAGCCATATCACTGGAGGTACCAGCAAGCCTCATAAAGGGAACGATCCTAGAGGAAAGGCGATTCATGCTGTGCGGATTCGAGATGGCGTGCTTGGGATGAGCCACTTTAGACTGCTCAAGCGTCTAGGCTGTGGTGACATTGGCAGTGTATACCTCTCAGAGTTGAGTGGGACTAGGTGCTACTTTGCAATGAAAGTAATGGACAAGGCATCCTTGGCCAGCAGGAAGAAGTTGAATAGGGCTCAAACTGAGAGGGAGATCCTACAGCTTCTGGATCATCCATTCCTACCAACTCTTTATACACATTTTGAGACTGATAGATTCTCATGtctggtcatggaattttgtccggGTGGTGACTTGCACACTCTGCGACAGAAACAGCCAGGAAAgtatttctccgagtatgcagcaAGGTATATTAAATCATGAGCCAGTTCCTTAGAAAAATATAACTTGTATTTTCATATTGTATTCACATTCAGCATGTTGTTTGTCAAGTTTAGTACTCCACTTGCTATTAATTTAATGTAGCTTAGAGTTATCACTATTTCTGCTTTTCAATATTAGAGAAGCAGTTGAGCCTGAAGCATAATTTCCGAACTGTGCAAGGATTCCGGGTTGGAAATGGTTTCTCCAAGGGAAATAAATTATGTATAACTATAAAGTTTGATAGGAAGCTTATCTTTTGGGGCTTCAGGAAGCAGCTAATGTAGTGTTGCCCAGTTACTCAGGCAAACCTTTGTAAATAAGGTTTTATGACTATTAGGAGATGGTGTGCAGAGAAATGTTATTTGTTCAAATGTACTCTGCAGGTGTGCTTGTAAATGGTGCATACGTTTTATAGACTGAAATGCAGACAGCATGGTTGAAATGATTTGGGGATATTATAAACCGCGCTCCAATTAGCTTTTGCTTTAGCATCTTACCCTCCAGTATCAGATTTTTCGTATTCAGTAGCTTATCTTATACCTAGCTGGCTAGTTGCAACTAAAAGCACTGACATTGCGCTCTCTGATTTTGAGCAGGTTTTATGCTGCAGAAGTTCTTCTAGCTATTGAGTATCTGCACATGCTGGGAGTGGTTTACAGGGACCTGAAACCAGAAAATGTTCTGGTGCGTGATGATGGCCACATAATGCTTTCAGACTTCGACCTCTCCCTGAGATGTGCAGTCTCACCTACCCTAATCAGGACATCGGCCTTTGATTCTGATCCCAGAAGGGCGGGTGGTTCATTCTGTGTGCAGCCTACGTGCATGGAACCTACTTCAGCCTGTATTCAGCCAGCTTGTTTCATGCCCAAATTGTTTGGTCAGAAGAGCAAGAAAAAGACAAGAAAGACGAGGTCTGAACTGGGACAGAGTGCCATCAACCTGCCTGAGCTCCTCGCAGAACCAACATCAGCTCGATCCATGTCATTCGTTGGGACTCACGAGTACTTGGCCCCAGAAATCATCAAAGGCGAAGGCCATGGAAGTGCAGTCGACTGGTGGACCTTCGGAATCTTCTTGCATGAGCTTCTCTACGGCAAGACACCATTCAAGGGGTCAGGCAACCGTGCCACATTGTTCAACGTGGTCGGTCAGCAACTAAAATTCCCCGAGTCACCGTCGACAAGCTACGCTGGCAGGGACCTCATCAGGGGGCTCCTGGCCAAGGAACCGCAGCAGCGCCTCGGCGTGAAGAGGGGCGCGACGGAGATCAAGCAGCACCCGTTCTTCGAGGGCGTGAACTGGGCTCTCATCCGGTGCAGCACGCCCCCCGAGGTCCCGAGGCCCGTCGAGGCCGAGCTGCCCGTGAAGTACGGGGTGTCGGAGGCGGTCGCGAGCACCAACAAGAGGGTGGTCGGCGCGGACGCCAAGTCCGGCGGGAAGTACCTTGACTTTGAGTTCTTTTAGAGTTTGCGCCTTAGCGGCAGAGCTTGTTGTTTGCATACTGTTTGGTGTTGTTGGGTCAGCGTGGTGTTGTGATTTTTACGGTGCTGTTTATGTCAGTCACCTCTGTTACAAATTCCTGCATCCTGAACTGGCCAAGATTAGCTAGATGTGCTTGATCTCCCATGTCCCGATGGGCATAGCCTGTCTCTGTTTCTAAACATGTTGTGCGCGCTACAGATTTTTGCATCGCAGAACGACTCTGAAGAGCGGCGGCTTCCGAGTTTTGCGCCGTCACTCGGCGAAACGGGCATTCCGACTGAATTTAAAGACTATTATAACAGTATTATAACTGTAGCTAGTAAATGTATTTTTAGTGTGATCGTTCAATTGTTTAGCAGTACATTATATGTTTATTTCAGTGATTTATCCCTTTCACAAAGGAAAAACGAGATGCAGCGAATGATCTGTACGTTaaggccctgtttctttaaaaagttctaggactttttttagtccaaaCTAAAAAATCTTTAGCCCCTATCCGTTTCTTTTCAGGGACTAAACAGGGACGAGGGGTCATTAAATGACTTGCAAAAAGACCATATTACCCCTGACGGGAACTGCGATGGAAACTGGGAGATCCACTGCGCCTCGTCGTCTTCATCggtggccatggcggcggcggctgctcagggcACTGGCGGCTGGGAAGGGGAGAAGCGGCGGGGAAGAGAAGGGGAGGAGCGAGCGGATGAGAGGAAGCGCGTGAATAAGATGCGGCGCGGGGGTACGGTGGGAAAAAGTCCCTCCCGGAGGGATTTCTTCAACTAGTCCTAAATGAccacttttagtccctaaaagtctctCCTGTTTTTTTCTCATAAGACTTTTAGGgacttttttttagtccctacaccaaaaagtccgtgGAAAGAAACATCCCCTAAATTGTTGGCTGAAACCATATCGCGGAACTGTCGAATCTGAGCACCCGCCGCCGAGAAGCAAGACCTGAACGCCACCCCCGCCGGCGTATCCGATTGGGCGATTGGCCGCACAAGAGAAAACACGGCCTCGCTAAACCACCACCCGCCGCCACTACTCTCCATCCCCTCTACCTCCGGCAACGTCGGCCGCCATGGTGAAGCGGTGGCTACCCCTGGAGGCCAACCCCGACGTCATGAACCAGGTACCCATGCCTCCTCTCCACTTCTTGTATTCACCGGTCTCTCGCCTCggcctcccctcttcctccctcgCTCACGGGCCCCTCGCGCCACGGTCGGTTGCAGTTCATGTGGGGGCTGGGGGTCCCGGAGGACGTGGGGTTCTGCGACGTGTACGGGCTCGACGACGAGATGCTCGCCATGGTGCCCCAGCCGGTCCTCGCCGTCCTCCTGCTCTACCCGCAGGTGATTCCCTGAATCCTGGCGCCTGATTGGCCGTGGAGTTTTTGTTTGAGTTGTTGCTTGTGCCGGCGATGGGGAGGAGCTGATTTATTTTCCACCCGCGTGTTGGCGagcaggataagaagaaggaatcTGATGCCTCGACCACCTCCTCCACGGCGGAGACCAAGGTGAGGCTCAACTGTATGATTAGTTTGGTGTTAAGTATTCTCAGCACATTTTCCCGGCGTAACATCCAGCGATTCCTATTAAAGCCTGGTAAAATAATAGGTTCGTTCATCTACTTCTAAGAATAATTTCATGAAACATTGTGTTCTTAGGGACGGAATTTGGTGAAATGTTGCCGTAGTAGTTCAGCGTAATTAATCATAGGACATTAGGACCTAAATCATGTGTATCTGCTTAAATTGCTCACCTGATGCCACACCTTAGCAGGAAGCCAGGAACGGTGGCAGCCAGTGGGTAGGGTTTTAGCCGATTCTTGAAACTCTACATGTTACTTCCAACAGTAGGTCTTGAGCCATTTTTCATGGTGCCCCTAATTATTGGGTATTTCGTTGGATGCTCCAGTAAAAAAATGCACTTCAATGGTTAAATTGTTTGAATGTTATCATGCTTGGTAACCAAGAAGTTTCATGTGTTAAGTTGATTTCTACTGTTGATTTATTTTGCACCGCGCACTCGACATGGTACACTTGTTTCCCCCAAATTACAACTTGTGAATCAACTCAGTATAATGAATTGTGTCCACAGTGGTTAGCAGCTTATTAGGTATCTATTGTTTCTTCTATATTCATAATCTTATGGCTTGTATACATATTGGTTTCGTGGTTCCCAAATAGCTTGAGATACAGTAAAATATAATTTGTCAAAGATTGTTAAGGAACCTATGCCAAGTTTCTATATGGTCATTTCTTTATAATACAAAATATTCATGATGCAGGAATCCAACAAGAAagtatattttacaaaacagactGTTGGCAATGCTTGCGGAACAATTGGTATTATTCATGCAATAGGGAACGCTGTGTCCAAAATCAAGCTAGGTATTTACAGCAGTTTTGAGTTTTAACTTCCTATTGATGTATAGAATATTAATGCCTATATACATCAAGACAACGCTCTATTATGCGAACTTTTATCTGATCTTGGCAGTCCAAGCATAGTCATTGTCTCATGCAATTCTATCAGTGTGAGGGTGTGACTACCCAATAAATCACTAAGGTCGTTGACATGATCCTTGAGAACTCCTTCATCCCCTCTCATGTGTTTCTTAAGAGAATAGGTGGTAATGGATAGTCATTTACTTGACCTGCTATCACAGGAATAATGTATTTCCAGAATCCAGAGTTCAGAATGCACACACTCTTTTTTATTTGCTGCAATTCTAAGGCATGCTTTTGGTCACACGTAATGACATAAATAAGAACTATTCAGACTTGTGAGTTTAATTTGCCTAGTTCCAACTTCCAAGACCGCTCAACAAAATGTTATGCTGAGTATCTTACCTTTTAAtgccttctactccctccgtttctaaatataagtctttttagtgaTTTCAATATTGAAgagtacatacgaatgtatatagacatatcttaaactgtagattcattcattttgctccatatgtagtccttattggaatctctaaaaagacttatatttaggaatgtatGAGATTTGAttggtattttttttatttgcagTTGATGGGTCCTATTTTCATAGATTTTATAAACAAACTGCTGATATGGATCCTATCCAGGTTAGCAGTCCATGTACTCATACTTCTTTTCTGATAAAGACTGTAATTATGGATTGACTTCTatattgtactccctctgtaaactaatataagaacgtttagattactaaaatagtgttgtaaacgttcttatattagtttacggagggagtactaattatAAGTACTTGATATTATCAGCGTGCTGCTTTTCTTGAGGAGGACCAAGAAATGGAGGATGCTcattctgttgctgctgctggtggtgatACAGAGGTCAGCACTGCCGTAAATTTCGTCAGTTATGCATAGCATACGAATATTTGCACCCGATGACCAGATATTATTACTTTAATGTTTGGCAAATGGAATGTTTATAATTGTTGTCTATTCCGTTCTGAGAGTCACGACGTTTCTAAGACCAACTTCTGATCTCTTACTGGGAACTGGTCAAGGTGACTTGATCCTGTCGGAATTTTGAGACCTGATTCTTAGCCAGTTTACCTGCTTCTCtaccttcatcttcttcttgtttGTCAGTTTGAATAGCTTGCAATCTGGGGTGAATATTGTTGCTCATGTGTCATTTGTGAATGGGTATTGGACATTGTTCATTAGTTCACAACTTCCACAAGGAGCATGTTATTACAGAATTGTCAACCACAATAATTTGAATACCTTCATGGAAGATAAGTTTATGTGATATATCCCCAGTTTGAATATGGTTTAATCTATGGTTGCATTCTGAGATATCTATATTTTACTGTGCAGGCCAAGGATGGGGTAATTGAACATTACGTTTGTTTTTCGTGTGTTGATGGTATGTATTCTGTTACCAAAGTGCCATAATTAAATTTTGTTACAAGTCACCGTCCCTTTATCTGTTGTTCACTCTGTTTTTCCTTCCTTTTTCCATCCAGATGAACTTTACGAGCTTGATGGAGGAAAGCCACAGCCGATACATCATGGCCGCTCCTCTCCTGATAGCTTGTTGCAGGTAAATTGTTGAGCCGCACATCCCTCATTCTGTAAACAGCCAATTGTATGGAAAATAGTGTAGCCTATTTTATAACTTATAAACATAAGGGTTTTGGTTGTGATGCTATTACTTGGTAACTCTTCATTCACTAAATTATGTTGTAAAATGCTTAGTGAATTCTTATTTTCATAGTAAGATAttactccctcctttcctaaatataagtcttttaagagattccacTAGGAGaccacatacggagcaaaatgaatgaatatatattctaaagtatgtctatataaatccgtatgtagtcttttagtggaacctctaaaaagacttatatttaggaacggagggagtagtagctaCTTAGCGGCTTTCATGCGCAGGCCCATTAAGTAGTCAGGGTGGTCTCACGACTACGCAACCATTTTGCAAATGAAAAAATTGGAAGCAGTTCAGCCCAATACAAAATCGGCAAAAGAAAAAGCCCAGCTCAagttttttgtaaatatatgcaCACTTGATTGAACAAATCCGTCATGTCACCTCGCCCGAAGGAAGATTCACTGTGACACACATATAAATACATAACACTTGTGGTTTTTCTCACCCTTATTATTCCTTTGCTGTATGCAACTGCAGGATGCTGCAAGAGTCATAAAAGCGAGGATTGCGGAGTATTCCGAGTCACTCAACTTCAATGTCATGGCTCTCTCAAAGATGTAGTGAAACATGGGTCTCCTGACTCCAGAGAGAAGGTTTACtgattcacacacacacactctaccTCATCTGCACCAGGCCTCAGTTAAGTCCAACTACAGCATCATTTCCGTTACGCTGGTGTAACACGATGAAATGAAATGAAATAATATGGGAACACAAAGCGATCAAGGCAGACCACATCCTCTGAAGCTGCTTTAACTTGCCATTCTGCTGCACCGAGGAGATTACAGTTTTCTGTTTTAGAGTTGCTTGTTGATGCTTCCCTTTCCTTACACCTAGATGAGCTTGTCATGGGTATTATCAACTGTAGATGGCAAAAAGCGCTTGCAGTGACATTTATGATTACACATGTTAAGGAAAAGTTGATGTACTCCCTCCGGCCCCGTTTAATTGACACGCCACATTCACACAGGGCCGGGCCGGCAAAATTCTGCCAAACTCTAAAATAGGCCCTACCTTActaaagaaaatataaatatatataactATAATAATGTAAAGATCATACAATATCTTATATATAGCAATG
This window encodes:
- the LOC123427414 gene encoding serine/threonine-protein kinase D6PKL1 — translated: MEIVDKIAEPEDPLVVTARKVQSLEPPLPIPIKASWKGKTSQQQDEKDLPDDGEESFQSVDSSDEGGRSSFSGASHPLEPIDMDLMKTVYVAIDEEKPEPPVPLVRGLSAKGPFIDDLSLRVTGMKPNAVVCAGSGEGLAEEMKVSGAAVASLATGRSSQATETVSLPPDSEEKDCVWDASLPPSGNVSPHSSIDSMGVVTAMSIASNHSNTYKSETIASRTMLTVERNFGSVKSSVRGDSLESAKTSMSRASDSSGVSDDSSWSHITGGTSKPHKGNDPRGKAIHAVRIRDGVLGMSHFRLLKRLGCGDIGSVYLSELSGTRCYFAMKVMDKASLASRKKLNRAQTEREILQLLDHPFLPTLYTHFETDRFSCLVMEFCPGGDLHTLRQKQPGKYFSEYAARFYAAEVLLAIEYLHMLGVVYRDLKPENVLVRDDGHIMLSDFDLSLRCAVSPTLIRTSAFDSDPRRAGGSFCVQPTCMEPTSACIQPACFMPKLFGQKSKKKTRKTRSELGQSAINLPELLAEPTSARSMSFVGTHEYLAPEIIKGEGHGSAVDWWTFGIFLHELLYGKTPFKGSGNRATLFNVVGQQLKFPESPSTSYAGRDLIRGLLAKEPQQRLGVKRGATEIKQHPFFEGVNWALIRCSTPPEVPRPVEAELPVKYGVSEAVASTNKRVVGADAKSGGKYLDFEFF
- the LOC123427415 gene encoding ubiquitin carboxyl-terminal hydrolase 3-like translates to MVKRWLPLEANPDVMNQFMWGLGVPEDVGFCDVYGLDDEMLAMVPQPVLAVLLLYPQDKKKESDASTTSSTAETKESNKKVYFTKQTVGNACGTIGIIHAIGNAVSKIKLVDGSYFHRFYKQTADMDPIQRAAFLEEDQEMEDAHSVAAAGGDTEAKDGVIEHYVCFSCVDDELYELDGGKPQPIHHGRSSPDSLLQDAARVIKARIAEYSESLNFNVMALSKM